The genomic DNA CGGCGACGTGGTCGGCGCCTTGCACCACGCGTTGATGACCGAGGCGCTCGCGGGGCCGGTGAACGTCGTCACCCCGTTCCCGGTGACCAACCGCGAGTTCGGCCGCGTGCTGGCCCGGGTGCTGAGCCGCCCGTACCTGCTGACGGTCCCGGCGCCGGCGTTGCGCGTCCTGTTCGGCGAAATGGCCGACTCCGCGCTACTCGCGAGTACCCGCGTGGTCCCGCGGCGGTTGGCGGAGACCGGGTTTCAATTTGATTACCCGCGATTGGAGGACGCGCTGCGGTTCGTGTTGGGACGGTTAAACTGACTAGGGTCGATCTCAGGAGAAATGAGGTGGTTGTAATGCGGTATCGTTTGTTCATACTGATAGCGGCTATTCTCTCGGCCCGCTTTTCGTGTTCGGTGCTACCCTTTCCCGACGAGATCTGCGCTCAACATGCCGAATTTCCGTTGGCAGGTTTCGCAGGCCTCGATCTTAAGACTTTAGACGAAGGTGGAATATCCGATCTCAAAAAGGCTTGGGATTCGTGTCTGCCAGAGGAATACCGTACAACACATTCCGTGGCATATCCGCCGATATTTGTTTGGCATACCAAAGATAAAGAAGGGCAAAAAGGGTACGTTGTTCTTCAAAAAAATCCCGTCGAGATTTTTCCGAGCGCGTCTTACGTATCAGCGCATACTTTCGACCATTCCGGCAAGCGGTTGGACTCAGTTAATTTCCCGACCGGATGGCGTATCCTTGTTCAGACAGTAAATTTTCGGTATGAACCGACGCTGCAGGGTCATATTATCGAGATGGGTTCTGCCCCTTGGAATCTCGGGCGCTCTGTCCGCCGTCAAGTTTACGGGATACTGCGAGACCGCCTTGTGTTACTTTGGCTCGAAGGACCGGATGGCGGACTGATCCCGAACATTTACTACGCACCCAACCACACCATTGGTCCTCCCCAACCAAATCGTTCAGCCGAACAATGGGCGGAGGCGTTGACCTCAGATCATCCAATGGTCGTGTTGGAAGCTCTTTCCTGGCTCGGGGGGACCCACCGACTCAGCCTTTCCGACACCCCCAAGGATCAGCACTGGGAGAATTTGGAGTCAACAAAATTGATCGTTACCGTGCGGCGGCGTCCGGATGTGATCACGGCAGTTGAAGAGTTGGCTCGGTCCAGTAACCCGTGGCTTCGCCAGGCAGCCATTTTGGCGATTGAGCAGATGACAGCCCAGGTTAACTGGTAACGATTCTGGTACGGATCTGCGATTCACGACGCGAGATGCCCTGTCGCCAGTCCAAATTTAAGGCCGTGGCGCCGTGCTTTAATCGGTGATGTCGCTGATCTATACTTTTCCCCCGTCATTTAGCCACCGGCGGCGCCCCCGTGCTATTCTGGTCGGTCCCCTGCGGGTGCGGCGCGGCGGTACTCGGCTTGCGGACGGTCAGGATGAGCCCGGCCCGGTTCTCGATCCGCTCGCCGACTTCCAACCCGGGCGGCACGTCGCGCCACGCAGGGCCCGGAGTCTTGAACAGAATCGGCGGCCCGTCTCGACCCGGTCCGTCCGCCACCGGCTATCTGGAAATCGGAAGATCCGCTGGTGCCGTCGCGGATCAGGTCGCCGAGGGGCTCGGGGGGCCAGAAGAAGCCGCGGACCGGCGCAACTCCTCAAGCTGTCGCGCGATCTCGACGAGCCCGGCGTTCAACTGGCGGACCGTGGCCCGCCGGGAGGCGAAGATCAGGACTACCGTCGCCAGGGCGCCCACGGCCATCACGGCCACGGAGAAGGCGATCAGGAGCGTGCCCTTCTGGAACGAGACCAGAACGAGCCGCTGGGCCTCGTCACGCTGCGCCGGTGTGAGCTCGCCCGTCTCGACGTCGTGGACCAGTTTCGCCTGGCGGGGAAACGTCAGCCCGAAATTGACGAGCCCGGCAAGCACCAGCGCCCCGGCCGTCAGCCAGACGAGGACGGTCAGCCCCATCAGCAGGCGGACCCGGCGGCGGTCCCGGTCCAGCACCAACCGCGTGTGGACCCGCGGGTCCCGCGCGTCTCCGGCGTCCACCCGCAAGAGGGCCGTGCCGATGTCTTTCTCGTTCATCGTCGTGTCTCCCTGGTCAGGACGCCGCGAAGCGCCCGTTTAGCGTAATGAAGCCGGGACCGGACGGTCCCGGCGGGACATCCGGTCACGCGGGCGATCGTGTCGCAGCTCATCCCTTCAAGGAACCGCAGGACAAGTACCTCCCGGTACTCGATCGCGAGTTGATCCAGGGCGGCGTGGATGGCCTCCGCGTCGGCCGAGGGAAAATCCCGGTCGTCGGCGTCGGCTACGTCCTCCAGCGAGAGCGACTGGACCGGCCGGCCCGGCTGGCGGAACTCGCGGGCGGCACGGTCGCGAGCGATTCGGTACACCCAGGCCGGGAACGCGGCCGGGTCGGCGAGCTTGGGCAGCCCCCGGAACACGCCGAACCACACGTCCTGGAGGGCATCCTCGGCCCGGTCGGGGTCGCCGAGCAGCTTCCGCAGGTAGTACCGGAGCCGCGGGCCGTACCGCGCGACGAGCGTGCCGAACGCCTCACGGTCCCCGGCTTGGCACCGTAGGATTAGCGTTCGCTCGTAGACCCGCTCGATCTCGTCTGCCATCGGGTGATTTCCGCCGCCGGGATCGTTCGCCCGAAAATCAGGTTGCGCGAAGCGGGGTGTTTGTTCAAAGATTGTCGGGAACTGATCTCTGACTTGGAGGGCTTATAGATAATCACCCACACCCGTCCCGTTGGCGCGGTGCTCGGGCGAGTGGGGGCACAAGCGGAAAATTCGCCGCGACTCCGACTTGGCGCGTGAAGCCCGTTGAGGAATGACCGGATGAAATGGGGGTCTTGGAAGGGATGGATTTGCTTCGCCTTCCTGACAGCATTAACCGGCCTGACGGTTTGGGCTGCACCGTATGCCCGTTGTGGGCACTGTTGGCTTCCGATACTCGGCGCGTCTCTTCTCGGGCTCCGGTTGTTATTTACTGCCGCCTCTTTGGTAGAAACAGAGAAGGGTATCCGTCCACGACTCCATTTCTGCTTCGGCTTGACAACCGCGACGGGTGCCGCGCATTTACTTGGCTATGCCGCGACCGCCTTCGATTCCTGACGACTTGTGGGCCACGTTTCCCGCGGCCGCGCAAGCCATCATCGCCGCTCTCACCGAAGAGATCGCCACCCTCCGCGCCCAGGTCGCCCATCTGTCCGAACGAGTCAGCCAGAACTCGACCAATTCACACAAGCCGCCGTCGTCCGACCCACCGCACGCCAAGCCGGCCCCGCCCCGAACGCCGTCCGGCAAGAGACGGGGTGGCCAACCCGGTCACCCGAAGCACGAGCGGACGATTCTTCCGGCCGACGAAGTCCTCGACCACAAGCCGACCCGCTGCGGCCGCTGCCAACAGGCCCTCACCGGTGACGACCCCGAGCCCGTTATCGATCAGGTCATCGATCTGCCGGCGAAGATGCGGCACGTGATTCACCACCGCCGTCACACCCTGACCTGCCCGCACTGCCGCGTCCGGACGACCGCCCCGCCGGTTCCCGAAGCCGCCACCGGGTTCGGCCCGGCGGTCCAAGCGACCGCCGCGTACTTGACGGGCGGGTGCCGGATCGGCAAGCGGCCGACCCGCCAACTCTTCGAGGACGTCTTCGGCATCCCCATGAGTCTGGGCACCATCACCAATCTGGAGCACCGGACCAGCACGGCCCTCGGGCCGATTCACACCGCGGCTCATGAGTACACCAAGACCCAGGATGCCAACCTCGACGAAACGACGTGGTATGAGGGCCGCCACCCGGCGACCCCGCCGGTCGAGTCGTCGCCCCCTCCGGACCCACCGACCGAAGCGCCCCCACCTCCACTGCCCCTGGACGCGCGCGGGACCACGCCGACCCACCAACGAAAGAAGAAGGCGTGGCTGTGGGTCGCCGTCACCCCCGCGGTCGTTGTTTTCCTCATCCGCGGGTGCCGCAACCGGGCCGCGTTCGACGACCTCCGGGGGGAGCCACGACGATCCACACGACGGACCGGTACGTCGTCTATGACCACCTCACCCCGGCCCGGCGCCAACTCTGCTGGGCCCACCTCGCCCGCGATTTCCAGGCCATGATCGACCGGACGAACGCCGGGTCGGGGATCGGGGAGGAATTGTTGGCTCACGCCCGGATCTTGTTCGAACACTGGGAACGCGTTCGCGACGGGACGATCACCCGCGGCACGTTCCGGCGGAATTACCTTCCGGGGTTGCGGGACGAGGTCCACGCCCTGCTCGCTCGCGGCCGCGCCTGCGGGTGCCCGAAGACGGCCGCCGTGTGCGCCAACCTGTGGGCGACGGCGGACGCGTTGTGGACGTTCGCCCGCCGGTCGACGGTCGAGCCGACGAACAACGCCGCCGAGCGGGAACTCCGTCACGCCGTCTGCTGGCGGAAGACCAGCTACGGGACCGACAGCGCCCGCGGGAGTCGGTACGTCGAGCGGATCTTGACGGTGATCGCCAGTTGCCGGCGGCAGAAGCGGAACATCCTGGCGTTCCTGACGGCCGCGGTCGTGGCCGACCGGAATGGGACCGCACGACCCTCACTCGTCCCCGTAGCGGCCTGACCGACAACATCGCCCGCGTGAGTTCATCGCGAAATGCCCTTAAAAATCCAGGCGCAGATCACGTGAGTCGGAGCCCGTGAACGGATACAGAGAAGGACGCTCCGAGTTACGGGCCGCCGCGTCGGGCATTTCTTACATATGCCGTCGTGCTGTGCGCCTTTCAACCCGTGCTATTGGTCAAGCGGGAAAATGATCCGGCAATGTGGTTCGTGCCGTTATTAGCCCCGCTCGTATGGGCCGGGGTTACGGATTTCAGACGCGGCAGGTGGAAGCGTGCGATCGGGGCATGGCTGGTCGTGTTCTGTCAGTATTTCGCCATGATTTACAACATGACCCACGAACTTTCTGGGCTCGGCGTTTGGTTGTGCTGGGTCTACTTGGATTGATTGTCTATCACAATTAGGGCACTTCTCAGATCAGAGACACTTGTGCCCCGTGTCGGTTACAGCTTTTCCTGCACGTTCACCGGTTCCTGCAATTACTTGGCGACCGGCGGAGCCCCCGTGCTGTTCTGGTCGGTCCCCTGCGGGTGCGGCGTGGCCGTACTCGGCTTGCGGACGGTCAGGGTGAGCCCGGCCCGGTTCTCGATCCGCTCGCCGACTTCCAACCCGGGCGGCGTGTCGCGCCACGCCGGGCCCGGGGTCTTGAACAGAATCGGCGGCCCGTCCGCGTACTGGTACGGGGCGCCGGTCGGACTCCGCGGGTCGGGTAACTTGCTGCGGGTGAAGGCCCCCTCGGCGCCCAACTTGTACCCCTCGCTGAACATCTTCCGCGTCTCGGCCGGGTCGAAGTTCGTGCTCGAATTGGTGACCTTGAGTTCCGGCGGGATCGCGGACACGAAGTAGTTCATGCCGGTCAGCATGCAGTACGTGTAGAACCGGTACAGGTCACCCCGGGTGGTCGCGTACAGCAGGTTCGAGACGGACGCCCCGACCACGGCCACGGTCCGCTCGCGGACGCCCTCCGGGTCCGGGTAGATCTTCCCGGCCACCAGCGAGTACAAGTTCGACCCGGCCACAACGGTCAGGGCGCTCGCCTTGGTCTCGGACGCCGGGATGAACGGCGGGCGGAAGAAGAGCGCCCGCGTGACCCCGCCGTCGACGTGCATTTCCTCATACGGCACCCCGTCGATCGTCACGTGGAAGCGGGCGGACGGGAAGAAGCCCGGGATCGTGGCCGACGCGATGATGACGTCCACGAACAGGCGCCGCGCCTCCTCCGTACCCCGGGTCGCGATCACCCCCATGTCCCAGACGATCAGCCGCTTGGTGTCGAGATTCGTGCTGCCGACGTACAGCCGCCGGCCCTTGGCGTGTTCGCCCGCCACCTTTCGGAGCATGTCATACGTGACCTGGGCGTCGACCCGGATCTTGAGCGGGGCGTTGTCCGCCACCGATTCGGCGAAGAACGACCGGACCGACCGGCGGATCTCGAAGATGTCCGGGTTGCGGACGTTCGTGTACAGGTCCTGGATGACGGGGTCGTACTCGGAGCCGAGGAACGCGAACGGGGCGATCAGGGACCCGGTGCTGATTCCGGTGACCACGTCGAAGACCGGCCGGCCGCCTTCTTCCGGGGACTTCCCGGACGCCGACCACCCACACAACACGCCGGCCGGGTACGCCCCATAGACCCCCCGCCGGACAGGGCCAGGATGTTGTACTCCTTCGAAACGGCCTTCTTGTCCCCCGGGGCTAGCTTCCCTTGTTTGATGTCCTGCTCCCGCCGCTCCCGGAGGGCCTGGACCTGCCGCTCGCGGAAAACGGAGGCGAAGGAGTTGTTCGGGTCCACCGTGTCGAGCGCGGCGGGCGGCTCGTTCGCGTCGATTACGTCGCGCGCGCTCACCCCTTCGGGGAGCGGCGTCGGCCGCTTGCCCCGCTCCTTGAACCGGTCCTGAATCTGGCACGCCCCGAACAAAACGACCAGACAGGTCGCAAAGCCGAGCGGCTGCACGAAGCGGACCAACCACCGTCGGCCGAACGCCATGCGATCAACCCCCTGAGAAATCCGCCCGCCACGACCCACGACCGCAAAGAGACTGCCGCTGGAAGACACAGCATCCTTTAATAGTTCGATTGCGGGCAGGCGTGAACTTAGGCGAAAACGTGCGCGAAATGCCGATTGCGAGGAAAAGACCGGCAACAACGACCGCGACGATGTTGCCCAGACTTCCCGGCCGAGTGAGGGTCGCCATTTTTCGCTGATTACATGCCAATGAAACGTAGGTCGTCAGATTGTCTGGCCAGGATCACGTCCCACTCGACCTCATTTGACGCACTCGAACACGGGTTTGAGTCCCTAATTTTGGCCTACGCGATATCAGGCGGAGCATCACTATTACGATGTGAACGAAAGAGCTTGACCCGGCGCATGGGTTGGGGCGAAACTACCGGCAGGCCGCTCCCCCGGTCGTCGATCGGATGCAGGCGGTGTCTCTTACGTCCTGGCGAGGCTAATGATGCCGCTACCGAAACGCTGTGTCGCCGAGTTCCTGGGAACGTTCTGGCTGGTATTCGGGGGCTGCGGCAGCGCGGTCCTGGCCGCCAAGGTTCTGCTCACCGAAGGATCGACGCCGATCAACATCGGGATCGGCCTCGTCGGGGTCAGTCTGGCGTTCGGGCTGACGGTCATGACGATGGCGTACGCCATCGGCCACATCTCCGGGTGCCACCTGAACCCGGCCGTCACGCTCGGCCTGGTCGCCGGCGGGCGGTTCAAGGCCGTCGAGGCAATCCCGTACATCGTTGTTCAGGTGGCCGGTGCCGCCGCCGCGGCGTGGGTGCTGTTCGTCATCGCCTCCGGTCAGCCCAAGTTCTTCATCGACACGACCGCGGCCGGGGCGTTCGCGACCAACGGGTTCGCGGACCGGTCGCCCGGCGGGTATTCGATGCAAGCGTGCTTTTTGAGCGAAGCCCTACTGACCTTTTTCTTTTTGCTCATCATTCTGGGCTCGACCGACCGGCGGGCCCCGGGCGGGTTCGCCCCGCTCCCGATCGGGCTCGGCCTCACGCTGATTCACTTGATCGGGATTCCGGTCACGAACCTGTCGGTCAACCCGGCCCGGAGTACCGGCCCGGCTCTGGTCGTCGGCGGTGAAGCGCTGACTCAACTCTGGCTCTTCTGGGCCGCCCCGATCGCCGGGGCCGTGCTGGCCGGCATCGTTTACCGGGCCGTCTTCTCGGAGGAATCCGCGCCAGCGGCGAAGTGACGCCGTAACGCAACGACTCGCGGATTGAGGGATTGTGCTGTTCATACGGCCGACGACCGTGGTCCGGCGGACGGGGAGGGCGCGGTGGAACGGGAGGGGCGGCGCCTGCGCCCGGGCGAACACCCGGCCGACCCGTTCGCGCGCCGGCCGCGGGTGAGTAGAATGATGAAATGAACGCACACCAGACCACGCCTCAACCGGCCCGCGCCCACGAGCCGACGCTCACCTTTTGGGGCGCGGCTTCCTCCGTCAGCGGGTCGATGCACCTGCTCGAAGCGGGGAACACCAAGATCCTACTCGACTGCGGCCTCCACCAGGGCCGCCGCGAGGAGGCGCGGGAGCGGAACAGCCACTTCCCGTTCCACCCCCACCAGATCGACGCCGTCGTCATCAGCCACGCCCACATCGACCACTGCGGGAACCTGCCGACGCTCGTCCGCCAGGGGTTCTCCGGGCCGGTTCTGTGTACGCCGCCGACCCGCGACCTGCTCAAGGTGATGCTCACCGACTCGGCCAAGATTCAGGAAGAAGAGGCCGCCCACCTGAACATCGCCCGGAACTACGCGGAGCCGTGGGTCCAGCCGCTGTACACGATCCACGACGTCGAGCGAGCCCTCGACCAGGCGATCTCCGTCCCGTACGGCAAGGAGACCGAGGCCGGCCGCGGGGTCCGGTTCAAGTTCATCGAGGCCGGGCACATTCTCGGGTCGGCCATCGTCCACCTCACGGCCGACGGTCCCGTTCGCCCGCGAACGCTGACGTTCAGCGGCGACCTCGGCCGCCGTGGGATGCCGCTGCTCAAGCCGGCCGCCCCGGTGCCCCCGGCCGACATGGTCGTGAGCGAGAGTACCTACGGGAACCGGTTCCACGCCCCGATCGACGGGACGGTCGAGAAACTGTACGAGACGGTCCGGAACACGGTCGCGCGGGAGGGGAAGGTACTCATCCCCGCGTTCAGCCTCGGCCGCACGCAACTGATCGTCCACTTCCTCCAGCGCGGGCTCCGCGCCGGGCTCGTGCCGAAAGTGCCGATCTTCGTCGATAGCCCGCTCGCGTCCGACATCGCGGACGTCTACCGGGCGCACCCGAACAGCCTCGACGCGGAAGCGAGCGCGGCGGTCCGCGAGGGGCACGGCGTCCTCGGCGGGGACGGGGTGGTCAACGTCCGGTCGTTCGAGGAGAGCTTGCGGCTGACGACGCGGCCGGGGCCGGCCATCATCATCGCGTCGAGCGGCATGTGCGACGCCGGCCGCATCCTGGGGCACCTGAAGCAGCACGTGGACGACCCGCGGTGTACGGTGATCCTGGTGAGTTACCAGGCCCCGGGGACGAACGGCCGCCGTTTGTTGGAGCAGAAGCCGACGATCCGGTTGCTCGGCCGCGAGTGGAACAAGTGGATCGACGTGGTCCACCTCGAAGGGTTCAGCGGCCACGCGGACCGGACGGACTTCCTGGCGTACCTGTCACCACTGGTGGGCAAGGTCGGCAAGGTGCGGTTGATCCACGGCGAGCGCGAGCAAGCGGAGTCGCTGGCCGGGGCGCTGCGCGAGGCCGGGTTCGCGGACGTGGGCGTCCCGCTACCGGGCGACCGGGAGTCGCTGTACTCGTAGAGATCGGCCTGTTCGGGAGGAGGCAAGCCATGAGCGCGGTTGTGTCGCCGGTGCCGCCGGGCGTCGTGTTTCCCGATTCGGACGGCAAACCGATGTCCGAGAACACCAAGCAGTACGAGTGCATCGTTACCCTCAAGGGGAACGTCGAGGCGGTCCTCCCGGACACCGCGTTCGTGGCCGGGGACAACCTGATCTACCCGGACCCGACGGACCCGGGGGTGTGCCAGGCGCCGGACGTGTACGTGGCGTTCGGCCGCCCCGGGGGCACCGCGGGAGTTACAAGGTGTGGGAGGAAGGGGGCGTCTTCCCGCAGGTCATCTTCGAGGTCCTGTCGCCGTCGAACACGGCGGCCGAGATGCGCCGCAAGCGGGCGTTCTACGAGCACCACGGGGCCGACGAGTACTACGAGTACGACCCGGACACGGGTGGGTGGGACGGGTGGGTGCGGGCCGCGGCGACCGGCCGGTGGGCGGCCGTCGAGATGGACGAACACGTGAGCCCGCGGGTCGGCATCCGGTTCGCAGTACGGGACGAGCTGACCGTCTTCCGGCCGGACGGCAGGCGTTTCTTCTCGTTCCAAGAAATCAACGAGCGAATGGAGGCGGCCGAGCGGCAAGTCGCCGCCGAGCGGAAACAGAAAGAGGCGGCCGAGCGACGGGCCGAGACCGAGCGGAAGCAGAAAGAGGCCGAGCGGAAGCAGAAGGAAGCCGAGCGGAAACGGGCGGTTACGGCGGAG from Fimbriiglobus ruber includes the following:
- the aqpZ gene encoding aquaporin Z produces the protein MPLPKRCVAEFLGTFWLVFGGCGSAVLAAKVLLTEGSTPINIGIGLVGVSLAFGLTVMTMAYAIGHISGCHLNPAVTLGLVAGGRFKAVEAIPYIVVQVAGAAAAAWVLFVIASGQPKFFIDTTAAGAFATNGFADRSPGGYSMQACFLSEALLTFFFLLIILGSTDRRAPGGFAPLPIGLGLTLIHLIGIPVTNLSVNPARSTGPALVVGGEALTQLWLFWAAPIAGAVLAGIVYRAVFSEESAPAAK
- a CDS encoding patatin-like phospholipase family protein; this encodes MLCGWSASGKSPEEGGRPVFDVVTGISTGSLIAPFAFLGSEYDPVIQDLYTNVRNPDIFEIRRSVRSFFAESVADNAPLKIRVDAQVTYDMLRKVAGEHAKGRRLYVGSTNLDTKRLIVWDMGVIATRGTEEARRLFVDVIIASATIPGFFPSARFHVTIDGVPYEEMHVDGGVTRALFFRPPFIPASETKASALTVVAGSNLYSLVAGKIYPDPEGVRERTVAVVGASVSNLLYATTRGDLYRFYTYCMLTGMNYFVSAIPPELKVTNSSTNFDPAETRKMFSEGYKLGAEGAFTRSKLPDPRSPTGAPYQYADGPPILFKTPGPAWRDTPPGLEVGERIENRAGLTLTVRKPSTATPHPQGTDQNSTGAPPVAK
- a CDS encoding MBL fold metallo-hydrolase — protein: MNAHQTTPQPARAHEPTLTFWGAASSVSGSMHLLEAGNTKILLDCGLHQGRREEARERNSHFPFHPHQIDAVVISHAHIDHCGNLPTLVRQGFSGPVLCTPPTRDLLKVMLTDSAKIQEEEAAHLNIARNYAEPWVQPLYTIHDVERALDQAISVPYGKETEAGRGVRFKFIEAGHILGSAIVHLTADGPVRPRTLTFSGDLGRRGMPLLKPAAPVPPADMVVSESTYGNRFHAPIDGTVEKLYETVRNTVAREGKVLIPAFSLGRTQLIVHFLQRGLRAGLVPKVPIFVDSPLASDIADVYRAHPNSLDAEASAAVREGHGVLGGDGVVNVRSFEESLRLTTRPGPAIIIASSGMCDAGRILGHLKQHVDDPRCTVILVSYQAPGTNGRRLLEQKPTIRLLGREWNKWIDVVHLEGFSGHADRTDFLAYLSPLVGKVGKVRLIHGEREQAESLAGALREAGFADVGVPLPGDRESLYS
- a CDS encoding Uma2 family endonuclease; its protein translation is MWEEGGVFPQVIFEVLSPSNTAAEMRRKRAFYEHHGADEYYEYDPDTGGWDGWVRAAATGRWAAVEMDEHVSPRVGIRFAVRDELTVFRPDGRRFFSFQEINERMEAAERQVAAERKQKEAAERRAETERKQKEAERKQKEAERKRAVTAETEAERLRALLRAAGIDSNASEP
- a CDS encoding RNA polymerase sigma factor, giving the protein MADEIERVYERTLILRCQAGDREAFGTLVARYGPRLRYYLRKLLGDPDRAEDALQDVWFGVFRGLPKLADPAAFPAWVYRIARDRAAREFRQPGRPVQSLSLEDVADADDRDFPSADAEAIHAALDQLAIEYREVLVLRFLEGMSCDTIARVTGCPAGTVRSRLHYAKRALRGVLTRETRR